The following coding sequences lie in one Erwinia amylovora genomic window:
- a CDS encoding carbon-nitrogen hydrolase family protein, whose product MCAYRFTCPANKLKVAVAQAEPVAGDIPANVQQSVTLIERAAKLGAKVVLLPEKFLSGYEPSLIKADPARYAVSTTDERLKPIAMACRQAAIFAVIGAATQEETGVCITSLCFNPQGELFARYHKRALFSSEARFFQPGQQAVAIEVEGWSLGMAICYDSGFAEHARAAALSGCHAYLVSALFSCGNGYHESRIWMPARALDNTLYVLMSNHVGTTGGWQACGGSAVWDPYGKIMVEASAESTEVMVAELDPAFLRDMRGRENMLNDFAERYYMLASPLTQGAGSS is encoded by the coding sequence ATGTGCGCATATCGTTTCACCTGTCCCGCAAATAAATTGAAAGTGGCCGTCGCGCAGGCGGAGCCTGTGGCGGGGGATATTCCGGCTAACGTGCAGCAGTCCGTTACCCTGATCGAGCGAGCAGCAAAATTGGGGGCAAAAGTGGTCTTACTGCCGGAGAAATTTCTCAGTGGTTATGAACCTTCGTTAATCAAAGCCGATCCCGCCCGCTATGCCGTTAGCACCACTGACGAGCGGCTGAAGCCGATTGCAATGGCATGTCGTCAGGCAGCTATTTTTGCCGTTATTGGTGCTGCTACCCAGGAAGAAACGGGAGTTTGCATTACTTCGCTGTGCTTTAACCCACAGGGTGAGCTGTTTGCCCGTTATCACAAACGAGCGCTGTTCAGTAGCGAAGCGAGGTTTTTCCAACCTGGCCAGCAGGCTGTGGCGATTGAGGTCGAAGGATGGTCGCTGGGGATGGCTATCTGCTACGACAGCGGTTTTGCCGAACATGCCCGCGCAGCGGCGCTATCAGGATGCCATGCTTATCTGGTCAGCGCCCTGTTCAGCTGCGGAAATGGCTACCATGAATCCCGAATCTGGATGCCAGCGCGGGCGCTGGATAACACCTTGTACGTGTTAATGTCCAATCACGTTGGTACGACCGGGGGCTGGCAGGCGTGCGGAGGCAGCGCCGTCTGGGATCCTTACGGCAAGATAATGGTCGAGGCCAGCGCAGAGAGCACGGAAGTGATGGTGGCAGAGCTGGACCCGGCATTTCTGCGTGATATGCGCGGCCGGGAAAACATGCTGAACGACTTTGCCGAACGTTACTACATGTTGGCCAGCCCGCTGACGCAAGGGGCAGGATCATCGTAA
- a CDS encoding HD domain-containing protein: protein MHTVEERAHRYARKAHAEAGQRRKYTDEPYIVHPAAVVALVRSVSHNEEMLAAAWLHDTVEDTASTLNDIRRHFGGTIASLVEMLTNRGDTAGQSRIARKIAHFRHTQQASPAAQTIKLADIIDNTRSIIHYDPQFARVYLVEKRVQIALLTAGNAALLQQAKQIAEQSIRQLGQPPHNVPASWFERQEAKYRQAINAAAGNASYS from the coding sequence ATGCATACAGTGGAAGAACGAGCGCATCGCTATGCCAGAAAAGCTCATGCTGAAGCCGGACAGCGGCGAAAATATACTGACGAGCCTTATATCGTGCATCCCGCAGCGGTAGTGGCGCTGGTACGCAGCGTCAGCCACAATGAGGAGATGCTGGCAGCAGCGTGGCTGCATGACACGGTCGAAGATACTGCCAGCACCCTGAACGATATTCGTCGTCACTTTGGTGGCACCATTGCCAGCCTGGTTGAGATGCTCACCAACCGGGGTGACACGGCAGGTCAGAGCCGCATTGCGCGTAAAATCGCTCATTTCCGTCATACGCAGCAGGCCAGTCCTGCAGCGCAGACCATTAAACTGGCCGATATTATCGACAATACCCGTTCAATTATTCATTACGATCCGCAGTTTGCACGGGTTTATCTGGTTGAAAAACGCGTGCAGATAGCACTTCTCACGGCGGGCAACGCTGCCCTGTTGCAGCAGGCTAAACAGATTGCCGAACAGAGTATACGGCAACTGGGGCAACCGCCGCACAACGTCCCGGCCAGCTGGTTTGAACGCCAGGAAGCCAAGTACCGCCAGGCGATAAACGCAGCCGCTGGTAACGCATCGTACAGCTGA
- the eptB gene encoding kdo(2)-lipid A phosphoethanolamine 7''-transferase → MNYIKMCTQQKLSLLLALYIGLFLNIPVFYRRFDPFLVKFATLQWMSALAEVVATVLLTFFLLRLLSLGGKLFWRVSVSLLVVISVAASYYMTFFNVVIGYGIVASVMTTDTDLSKEVVGYHFVLWMVPISLIPLIPIWRSRLRLTLLEQIKTPGQRCKPLLMLLLAVLLIWLPIRYFDKAQSANEKQTNIDLPSYGGVVAHSYLPSNWLTALGLLAYTSYDEHMASDNLFDPAKKFTYHAPDGLDDTYVVFVIGETTRWDHMGLLGYARDTTPKLAKEKNLVAFRGESCDTSTKLSLRCMFVREGGTEDNPARTLKEQNVFAVLKQLGFSSDLYAMQSEVWFYNNTNADSFAFREQIGSEQRNQGKSVDDMLLIPELKSSIDDHAKGKHLVILHTKGSHYLYSQRYPREFAHYQPECMGVDDTCSKEMLINAYDNSIRYVDTMLDSVFDQLRDKKAIVFYAADHGESISDNMHLHGTPRNMAPPEQFRVPMIVWASDKYLADAQNKRAFEQLQAQQRAGKTHRHVELFDTILGCLGYTSPDGGINQSNNWCAAP, encoded by the coding sequence ATGAATTATATTAAAATGTGTACCCAGCAAAAGCTGTCGCTGTTGCTGGCTCTCTATATCGGGCTGTTTTTAAATATTCCGGTATTTTATCGTCGCTTTGACCCCTTCCTCGTTAAGTTTGCTACCCTGCAATGGATGTCCGCGCTGGCTGAAGTCGTGGCTACCGTGCTGCTGACTTTCTTCCTGCTGCGCCTGCTGTCGCTGGGCGGGAAACTATTCTGGCGCGTATCCGTCAGCCTGCTGGTGGTGATATCCGTTGCCGCCAGTTACTACATGACCTTCTTTAATGTTGTCATCGGCTACGGCATTGTCGCCTCGGTGATGACCACCGACACCGACCTGTCAAAAGAGGTGGTCGGATACCACTTTGTGCTGTGGATGGTGCCGATCAGTCTTATTCCGCTGATACCGATCTGGCGCAGCAGACTGCGCCTGACGCTTCTGGAACAGATAAAAACGCCCGGGCAGCGTTGCAAACCGCTGTTGATGCTGCTGCTGGCCGTGCTGCTGATTTGGCTACCCATCCGTTATTTTGATAAAGCACAAAGCGCTAACGAGAAGCAGACTAATATCGATCTTCCGAGCTACGGCGGCGTCGTGGCGCACTCCTATCTGCCGTCTAACTGGCTGACGGCGCTGGGGCTGCTTGCCTACACCAGCTACGACGAGCATATGGCCAGTGATAACCTGTTCGATCCGGCGAAAAAGTTTACTTATCACGCCCCTGACGGATTAGATGATACCTATGTGGTGTTCGTTATTGGTGAAACCACGCGCTGGGACCATATGGGCCTGCTGGGTTATGCACGCGATACCACGCCAAAGCTGGCGAAAGAGAAGAATCTGGTGGCGTTTCGCGGTGAGTCCTGCGATACCTCCACCAAGCTATCGCTGCGCTGCATGTTTGTGCGTGAAGGGGGAACCGAGGATAACCCGGCCCGCACGCTCAAAGAGCAGAATGTGTTTGCGGTGCTGAAACAACTGGGCTTTAGTTCTGACCTGTACGCAATGCAGAGTGAAGTTTGGTTTTACAACAACACCAATGCGGACAGCTTTGCCTTCCGCGAGCAGATTGGTTCCGAGCAACGTAATCAGGGTAAATCGGTAGACGATATGCTGTTGATACCGGAACTGAAGTCATCAATAGATGACCATGCCAAAGGTAAACATCTGGTCATACTGCATACCAAAGGCTCTCATTATCTCTATTCGCAGCGTTATCCACGCGAATTTGCCCACTACCAGCCGGAGTGTATGGGCGTGGACGATACCTGCAGCAAAGAGATGCTGATCAACGCTTACGACAACTCGATTCGGTACGTTGACACCATGCTTGACAGCGTGTTTGACCAGCTGCGGGATAAGAAAGCAATTGTGTTTTATGCCGCCGATCACGGCGAATCGATCAGCGACAATATGCACCTGCACGGTACGCCGCGCAATATGGCACCGCCGGAGCAATTCCGTGTGCCGATGATAGTCTGGGCATCGGATAAGTATCTTGCCGACGCGCAGAATAAGCGTGCTTTTGAGCAGTTACAGGCACAACAGCGTGCGGGTAAAACCCACCGCCATGTTGAACTGTTTGACACCATTTTAGGCTGCCTTGGCTACACGTCCCCCGATGGTGGCATAAATCAGTCTAATAACTGGTGTGCCGCGCCATAA
- a CDS encoding organic hydroperoxide resistance protein, whose protein sequence is MSLEKVVYTAKAKATGGRDGRATSSDGVLDIKLGVPKEMGGAGGEATNPEQLFAAGYSACFLGAMKFVAGRDKFTMPKDAFIEGEVGIGPLPTGFGIEATLNIHLPGMDGTEAQKLVDAAHIVCPYSNATRGNIDVTLNIIN, encoded by the coding sequence ATGTCATTAGAAAAAGTTGTTTATACCGCAAAAGCAAAAGCCACCGGTGGACGTGATGGCCGTGCGACTTCCTCAGACGGCGTGCTGGACATCAAACTCGGCGTACCAAAAGAGATGGGCGGTGCAGGTGGTGAAGCGACCAACCCGGAGCAGCTGTTTGCTGCCGGTTATTCTGCCTGTTTCCTCGGCGCGATGAAGTTTGTTGCCGGTCGCGATAAATTCACTATGCCAAAAGACGCCTTTATCGAAGGCGAAGTCGGAATTGGTCCGTTACCGACCGGGTTTGGCATTGAAGCCACGCTGAATATTCATCTGCCGGGTATGGACGGCACGGAAGCACAGAAGTTGGTCGATGCGGCGCATATTGTCTGTCCTTATTCTAACGCCACGCGCGGCAATATTGACGTGACGTTGAACATCATCAACTAA
- a CDS encoding MarR family winged helix-turn-helix transcriptional regulator, producing the protein MMTDKNDKNVKEVTTAPLLLDQQLCFALYSANLALHKLYRQLLAPLGITYPQYLVLMVLWEQDNVTVSEIGARLYLDSATLTPLLKRLDSAGLLNRYRSRKDERQVEVTLTEQGRALRQQALDLPASVCRASACKPEELQSLKSELEMLRDNLNG; encoded by the coding sequence ATGATGACCGATAAAAACGATAAGAACGTTAAAGAAGTGACTACTGCGCCCCTGTTGCTCGACCAGCAGCTGTGCTTCGCGCTTTACTCGGCCAACCTTGCGCTGCATAAGCTCTACCGGCAGCTGCTGGCTCCGCTGGGCATCACCTATCCGCAATATCTGGTGCTGATGGTGTTGTGGGAGCAGGATAATGTCACGGTATCTGAGATCGGCGCGCGGCTGTACCTCGATTCAGCCACCCTGACGCCGTTACTTAAACGCCTTGATTCAGCAGGTCTGTTAAACCGTTATCGTTCGCGTAAAGACGAACGTCAGGTGGAGGTTACGCTGACAGAACAGGGAAGAGCATTGCGTCAGCAGGCGCTGGATCTGCCCGCATCCGTCTGCCGTGCCTCCGCCTGTAAACCGGAAGAGCTGCAATCGCTGAAAAGCGAGCTTGAAATGCTACGTGATAACCTTAATGGTTAA